A part of Silvimonas soli genomic DNA contains:
- a CDS encoding secretin N-terminal domain-containing protein yields MMMNHLKNRLRHRLLAALLPALLAGCMPPSAPETGRQMMLQGDPEQGLQYLQDQLKANPDDLQVRATYERQRQIYVQNLVRQGESARAAGDGANAVAAFQHALQWDPGNAIAKEAMRVIQDDIRHASMLKYAQTIKNEQPDNALVVVEQVLADNPRNIQAVRLKDEIQSKITRNATLKPNLAAALRSPISLQFRDQSLTSVFDIISRIGKVNFIFDRDVPPNLKTTIFARDTTVQDVINLLLTTNQLDKKILNDNTILIYPKRPDKDRDYKDLVMRTFYVGNADPKQVLAMLKQMTKTRDIYIDDRLNMIVMRDTPEAIEVAERLIAAIDLPQSEVDISAQILEVTSTDLLNLGIQYPNSISATVGTSTNSYNGTLTLQDLAGFNRGNALINFGQPTITANLQHNKGITNVLASPNIRVKNKEKAKILIGDRLPVITNTTSNGVTSENVNYQDVGLTLNVEPTISIDGDISMKVTLEVSNVANTITTQTGLTVYQIGTRHAETVMASRDNETQVLGGLLQRNDQTSGNAIPGLGELPVLDRIFGTKSTQKNKTELVLLITPHIVRNLPLPSSYITTFDSGTDGQLTTEPLLLRSKSTVNINNSVDGSIPAPPPPPAPPAATTAPAPAQLPGVPAPQPVPQQQVQPAITPVPARSGTGLRR; encoded by the coding sequence ATGATGATGAATCACTTGAAAAACCGCCTGCGACATCGGCTCCTTGCTGCTTTGCTGCCCGCCTTGCTGGCCGGTTGCATGCCGCCTTCCGCACCGGAAACCGGGCGCCAGATGATGCTGCAGGGTGATCCGGAACAGGGTCTGCAATATCTGCAGGATCAGCTCAAGGCCAATCCGGACGACCTGCAGGTGCGCGCCACGTATGAGCGTCAGCGGCAGATTTATGTGCAGAACCTGGTGCGCCAGGGCGAATCAGCGCGGGCGGCTGGCGATGGTGCCAATGCAGTCGCCGCCTTCCAGCACGCCTTGCAGTGGGACCCGGGCAACGCCATTGCCAAAGAAGCAATGCGCGTGATTCAGGATGATATACGCCATGCTTCCATGCTCAAGTACGCACAAACCATCAAGAATGAACAACCGGACAACGCGCTGGTCGTGGTGGAACAAGTGCTGGCGGATAATCCCCGCAATATCCAGGCGGTGCGTTTGAAGGATGAAATCCAGAGCAAGATCACCCGCAACGCCACGCTCAAACCCAATCTGGCCGCCGCCTTGCGCAGCCCGATTTCACTGCAGTTTCGCGATCAATCGCTGACCAGCGTGTTCGACATTATTTCGCGCATCGGCAAGGTCAATTTCATTTTTGACCGCGACGTACCGCCGAATCTGAAAACCACCATTTTCGCCCGTGACACTACCGTCCAGGACGTGATCAACCTGCTGTTGACCACCAATCAGCTCGATAAAAAGATCCTCAACGACAACACCATCCTGATCTACCCGAAGCGCCCGGATAAAGACCGTGACTACAAAGACCTGGTGATGCGCACGTTCTATGTGGGCAACGCCGACCCCAAACAAGTGCTGGCCATGCTCAAGCAGATGACCAAAACCCGCGACATCTATATTGATGACCGGTTGAACATGATCGTCATGCGCGACACGCCCGAAGCCATTGAAGTGGCCGAACGCCTGATCGCGGCGATTGACCTGCCGCAGTCAGAAGTGGATATCAGCGCGCAGATTCTGGAAGTCACCAGCACTGATTTGCTCAACCTGGGCATTCAGTACCCCAACTCGATCAGCGCCACCGTGGGCACCAGCACCAATAGCTACAACGGCACTTTGACGCTGCAAGACCTGGCTGGGTTTAATCGCGGCAATGCGCTGATCAATTTTGGCCAACCCACCATTACCGCCAATCTGCAGCACAACAAGGGCATCACCAACGTACTGGCCTCGCCCAATATCCGGGTAAAAAACAAGGAAAAAGCCAAAATCCTGATTGGTGACCGTTTGCCGGTGATTACCAATACCACCTCCAACGGCGTGACCAGTGAGAACGTGAACTATCAGGACGTGGGTCTGACGCTGAATGTGGAGCCGACCATCTCGATTGATGGCGATATCAGCATGAAAGTAACGCTGGAAGTCTCCAATGTGGCCAACACCATCACCACCCAGACCGGGCTGACGGTGTACCAGATCGGCACGCGCCACGCGGAAACGGTGATGGCCTCGCGTGATAACGAAACCCAGGTGCTGGGCGGCCTCTTGCAGCGCAATGATCAAACCAGCGGCAACGCGATTCCAGGCCTGGGCGAGCTGCCGGTACTGGACCGCATTTTTGGCACCAAATCCACCCAGAAAAACAAGACCGAACTGGTGCTGCTGATTACCCCGCATATCGTGCGCAATCTGCCACTGCCCAGCTCTTACATCACCACCTTTGATAGCGGCACCGATGGCCAGCTGACTACCGAGCCACTGCTGTTGCGCAGTAAATCCACCGTGAACATCAACAACTCGGTGGATGGCAGCATTCCAGCGCCGCCACCGCCGCCCGCTCCTCCGGCAGCGACAACGGCCCCCGCACCGGCGCAACTGCCCGGCGTACCGGCACCACAGCCAGTGCCGCAACAGCAAGTGCAACCCGCCATTACTCCAGTCCCGGCACGTAGCGGGACGGGTTTGCGGCGCTGA
- a CDS encoding nuclear transport factor 2 family protein: MPNPAQSPGNSNADLAAHLLAREGLLHAQAVRADAQALDQLLADDYFELGVAGTVWTKPAVISALAGEAFSTRQISDFKLNLLADSVALVTYHAHRVATAQRPAADSLRSSIWRLTRDRWQMVFHQGTPLP; the protein is encoded by the coding sequence ATGCCCAACCCTGCGCAATCACCCGGGAATTCCAACGCTGATCTGGCCGCACATTTGCTGGCACGAGAAGGTCTGCTACACGCGCAAGCAGTGCGGGCTGACGCTCAGGCGCTGGATCAGTTGCTGGCCGATGACTACTTTGAGCTGGGTGTGGCGGGAACGGTCTGGACCAAACCTGCCGTTATCAGCGCGCTGGCAGGCGAAGCGTTTTCCACACGGCAGATCAGCGATTTCAAACTGAACCTGCTGGCCGACAGTGTGGCGCTGGTCACTTACCATGCACACAGAGTCGCCACAGCCCAGCGCCCCGCCGCCGACTCTTTGCGTAGCTCTATCTGGCGACTCACGCGGGATCGCTGGCAAATGGTGTTTCATCAGGGCACGCCATTGCCATAA
- a CDS encoding GspE/PulE family protein — MTALNLELIAHLRQNASEAGLPLLLQQTLGLDNDGYRQEISHFLGLPALGREDLSAQFPRYDLLPYGDAVGHQCLMAEDVDGTLRLVLGDPFDRVTRNWVQQRVALPFITVLAHYDDVRTYLESFETSHRAMDQLATGSDSENGHAGVPEISLATLAHDTNPVVKLVNSTLYDALKAKASDIHMESTVSGLAIKYRIDGVLLHIGGANGVETAEQVISRIKVLAELDISERRIPQDGRFKVIMNGRDVDFRVSIMPSIFGEDAVLRILDKQNTGDAFKTLRLDILGFDDTTMANIRSLATEPYGLLLVTGPTGSGKSTTLYATLSEINSGEEKIITIEDPVEYQLQGILQIPVNDKKGLSFARGLRSILRHDPDKILVGEIRDGETANIAVQAALTGHLVLTSVHANNVFSVLDRFMHMGVEPNSFVDALIGVVAQRLIRKICPHCMTDDNPDDELLATSGVTRDQTAAWRFRKGTGCQACRGTGYLGRKAIAEVLRLNDELKQAIASRAPAVEIKLLASGLGFISMRKAAMAVVARGETTLQEVNRVTFVD; from the coding sequence ATGACCGCCCTGAATCTTGAGCTGATTGCCCATTTGCGCCAGAACGCCAGTGAAGCCGGTTTGCCACTGTTGCTGCAACAAACCCTGGGGCTGGATAACGACGGTTATCGCCAGGAAATCAGCCACTTTCTGGGTCTGCCCGCGCTGGGTCGTGAAGACTTGTCAGCGCAGTTTCCACGTTATGACTTGCTGCCGTATGGCGACGCGGTCGGCCACCAATGCCTGATGGCCGAAGATGTCGACGGCACCTTGCGGCTGGTCTTGGGCGATCCGTTTGATCGCGTCACCCGCAACTGGGTGCAACAACGTGTGGCGCTGCCGTTTATCACGGTGCTGGCGCATTACGATGATGTGCGCACTTACCTGGAAAGCTTCGAGACCTCGCACCGCGCCATGGACCAGTTGGCCACCGGTTCGGACAGCGAAAACGGTCACGCGGGCGTGCCGGAAATCTCGCTGGCGACCTTGGCGCATGACACCAATCCGGTCGTCAAATTGGTCAACTCCACCTTGTACGATGCGCTGAAAGCCAAAGCCTCGGACATCCATATGGAAAGCACCGTCAGCGGGCTGGCGATCAAATACCGCATCGACGGTGTGCTGTTGCATATCGGCGGTGCCAACGGTGTGGAAACCGCCGAGCAGGTGATCTCGCGCATCAAGGTACTGGCAGAGCTGGATATCTCCGAGCGGCGCATTCCGCAAGATGGCCGCTTCAAGGTGATCATGAATGGGCGCGACGTCGATTTTCGTGTGTCAATCATGCCGTCGATTTTTGGCGAAGACGCAGTACTGCGGATTCTGGACAAACAAAACACGGGCGACGCCTTCAAAACCCTGCGGCTGGACATCCTGGGGTTTGATGACACCACCATGGCCAATATCCGCAGTCTGGCCACCGAGCCGTACGGCTTGTTGCTGGTGACCGGGCCGACCGGTTCGGGCAAATCGACCACGCTGTACGCCACGCTGTCCGAGATTAATAGCGGCGAAGAAAAAATCATCACCATTGAAGACCCGGTGGAATACCAGTTGCAGGGTATTTTGCAGATTCCGGTGAATGACAAAAAAGGCCTCAGCTTTGCCCGCGGCTTGCGCTCGATTTTGCGGCACGACCCGGACAAGATTCTGGTCGGCGAAATCCGTGATGGCGAAACCGCCAACATTGCGGTGCAGGCCGCGCTGACCGGTCACCTGGTGCTCACATCCGTCCACGCCAACAACGTGTTCTCGGTGCTGGACCGTTTCATGCACATGGGCGTGGAACCCAACAGCTTTGTCGATGCGCTGATTGGCGTGGTCGCACAGCGGCTGATCCGCAAGATTTGCCCGCACTGCATGACCGACGACAACCCCGATGACGAACTGCTGGCGACTTCCGGCGTAACGCGTGATCAAACCGCCGCCTGGCGTTTCCGTAAAGGCACGGGCTGCCAGGCTTGTCGCGGCACCGGTTACCTGGGGCGCAAAGCCATTGCCGAAGTCTTGCGGCTGAACGACGAACTCAAACAAGCCATCGCCAGCCGTGCTCCGGCGGTGGAAATCAAACTACTGGCGTCCGGTCTGGGCTTTATCAGCATGCGTAAAGCGGCCATGGCCGTGGTGGCACGCGGGGAAACCACATTGCAGGAGGTGAACCGTGTCACATTTGTGGATTAA
- a CDS encoding SOS response-associated peptidase, giving the protein MCVNYTPPQPKQLVEYFEADNAIEHDWPQEAWQDYQAPILVAVEQQRRVLVGNYGMIPRRRMPDGVRYSTMNARAETLGETRSYRQPWLRGQLCLVPMTGFFEPCYESGKAERWQIGMASDEPFAVAGLLRAWREPDEGVSYSFTQITINADAHPLMRRMHKPGDEKRSLVIVPEREYDAWLQCKDPELARSFLTLYPTEAMIAKPMPLPGRPKSAAAQNQPLF; this is encoded by the coding sequence ATGTGCGTTAACTACACTCCCCCGCAGCCCAAACAACTGGTCGAGTATTTCGAAGCCGACAACGCCATTGAGCACGACTGGCCGCAAGAGGCGTGGCAGGACTATCAAGCGCCGATCCTGGTCGCCGTTGAACAACAGCGCCGTGTGCTGGTGGGTAATTACGGCATGATCCCCAGGCGCCGCATGCCCGATGGCGTGCGTTACAGCACCATGAATGCGCGGGCGGAAACGCTGGGTGAAACACGCAGTTATCGCCAGCCGTGGCTGCGCGGGCAATTGTGCCTGGTGCCGATGACTGGCTTCTTTGAACCGTGTTATGAATCCGGTAAAGCCGAGCGTTGGCAGATTGGCATGGCCAGCGACGAGCCATTTGCGGTGGCCGGTTTGCTGCGGGCGTGGCGTGAACCCGATGAAGGCGTGAGTTATTCGTTCACCCAGATCACCATCAACGCCGACGCGCATCCACTGATGCGGCGCATGCATAAGCCTGGCGACGAGAAACGCTCGCTGGTGATCGTGCCCGAGCGTGAGTACGACGCCTGGTTGCAGTGCAAAGACCCGGAGCTGGCGCGCAGTTTTCTGACGCTCTACCCCACCGAAGCAATGATTGCCAAGCCGATGCCCTTGCCCGGGCGGCCCAAGTCGGCTGCGGCGCAGAATCAGCCATTGTTTTAG
- a CDS encoding DEAD/DEAH box helicase, protein MSFAALGLIDPLLRALETLKYQTPTPVQAQAIPAVLAGRDLMAAAQTGTGKTAGFALPLLQRLAQETTPVASNSVRVLVLVPTRELAEQVHQSFKDYGAHLRLRTLVAYGGVSINPQMMALRKGVDVLVATPGRLLDLFGHNAVKLNQVQTLVLDEADRMLDLGFARELDSVFRALPQRRQTLLFSATFSDEIRQMASGILHDPVSVSVSPANSTVQKIKQWVVPVDKKRKTELFTHLLQKKRWKQALVFVKTRKGVDQLVDTLSGMGFSVDSIHGDKPQPARLRALDRFKAGEVNMLVATDVAARGLDIDDLPLVVNVDLPIVAQDYVHRIGRTGRAGATGEAVSLVCADEVQILAAIEALTRQTLQRVEEPGFEPEHRVPQTDASGQILKKPKKPKKPKVPGQAKPAVGGKPGNAAAPAGNVLRKKPRPPAKPGVAQPAGAKPATGKPVGAKPADNRPASNRPSGPKPAGKRSRQP, encoded by the coding sequence ATGTCGTTTGCTGCCCTGGGTTTGATCGACCCGCTCCTGCGCGCGCTGGAAACCCTCAAGTATCAAACTCCTACGCCAGTGCAGGCGCAGGCTATTCCCGCTGTGCTGGCAGGGCGCGACCTGATGGCCGCCGCGCAGACTGGCACTGGTAAAACCGCTGGTTTTGCTTTGCCGCTGTTGCAGCGCCTGGCCCAGGAAACCACGCCGGTTGCCAGTAATTCTGTGCGGGTGCTGGTGCTGGTACCCACGCGGGAACTCGCCGAACAAGTGCACCAGAGTTTCAAGGATTACGGCGCTCACCTGCGGCTGCGTACGCTGGTGGCTTATGGCGGCGTGAGCATCAATCCGCAAATGATGGCGCTGCGCAAAGGCGTGGATGTATTGGTTGCCACGCCGGGGCGTTTGCTTGATTTGTTTGGCCATAACGCGGTCAAGCTGAATCAGGTGCAAACGCTGGTGCTGGATGAGGCCGACCGCATGCTGGATCTGGGCTTTGCCCGCGAGCTTGATAGTGTGTTTCGCGCGTTGCCACAGCGGCGGCAGACATTGTTGTTCTCGGCCACGTTTTCAGACGAAATCCGCCAGATGGCCAGTGGCATCCTGCACGACCCGGTCAGCGTGTCGGTGAGCCCGGCGAACTCCACCGTGCAAAAGATCAAGCAGTGGGTGGTGCCGGTCGACAAGAAACGCAAAACCGAATTGTTTACCCACTTGCTGCAAAAGAAGCGCTGGAAGCAGGCGCTCGTGTTCGTCAAAACGCGCAAAGGTGTCGATCAGTTAGTGGATACGCTCAGCGGTATGGGTTTCAGCGTGGATTCAATCCATGGTGATAAACCGCAGCCCGCCCGTCTGCGTGCGCTGGATCGCTTCAAAGCGGGTGAAGTGAACATGCTGGTCGCCACCGATGTTGCCGCACGCGGGCTGGATATTGATGATTTGCCGCTGGTGGTGAATGTTGATCTGCCCATCGTGGCGCAAGACTACGTGCACCGGATTGGCCGCACAGGCCGCGCCGGGGCGACTGGCGAAGCAGTGTCGCTGGTGTGCGCGGACGAAGTGCAAATCCTCGCGGCGATAGAAGCGCTGACCCGGCAGACTTTGCAACGGGTGGAAGAACCCGGTTTCGAGCCCGAACATCGGGTGCCACAGACGGATGCTTCGGGCCAGATACTGAAAAAACCGAAGAAACCCAAAAAGCCGAAGGTGCCAGGGCAAGCTAAGCCAGCGGTTGGTGGCAAGCCGGGGAATGCTGCTGCGCCAGCGGGGAACGTCTTGCGCAAAAAGCCACGGCCACCGGCTAAACCTGGCGTTGCCCAACCGGCGGGCGCAAAGCCCGCTACCGGGAAGCCAGTCGGGGCGAAACCGGCTGACAATCGGCCTGCGAGCAACCGTCCCAGTGGACCCAAGCCAGCAGGCAAACGCTCCCGTCAGCCGTAA
- the gspG gene encoding type II secretion system major pseudopilin GspG, which translates to MQYRRKRQGGFTLLELLVVLLIIALLAGYVGPKLFGEVGKAKIKTAASQMKSIADALDHYRLDVGHYPTTEQGLVSLNSKPNDETKWQGPYLTKDVPNDPWDHPYVYRRPGENGHDFDLISYGADGKAGGSDEDADISYFQ; encoded by the coding sequence ATGCAATATCGTCGTAAGCGTCAAGGCGGCTTTACGCTGCTCGAATTGCTGGTCGTGCTGTTGATCATCGCCCTGCTGGCCGGCTATGTCGGCCCCAAGCTGTTTGGCGAAGTGGGTAAAGCCAAGATCAAAACCGCTGCCAGCCAGATGAAATCGATCGCCGATGCGCTGGATCATTATCGTCTGGATGTGGGTCACTACCCCACCACCGAGCAGGGTCTGGTCTCGCTCAACAGCAAGCCCAACGACGAAACCAAGTGGCAAGGGCCATATCTGACCAAGGACGTGCCCAACGATCCGTGGGATCACCCATACGTCTATCGCCGCCCAGGTGAAAACGGCCACGACTTTGACCTCATCTCCTACGGCGCCGACGGCAAGGCTGGCGGCTCGGATGAGGACGCCGACATTTCCTACTTTCAATAA
- a CDS encoding type II secretion system F family protein, whose protein sequence is MRYKVTALSAGNLQELELDAANEAELKERLAAQGSALVSARPVQRLTLRKSDFALSLFTQELIALLEAGLTLVEAIETLKEKSAADGNRVVLGIMIDGLYQGQTFSKVLGQMPEHFPPLYIATVGSAEKTGHLANALKRYHHYESRLAAVKKKIISALIYPMVIITIGGGIMLFLLFYVIPKFSQIYASMKNLPFAAEVLLWWGELVHQHGEVLFGGIIGTIILAVVLLRTPAVKAALAETFWRLPRMNDYRRLFSLTRFYRTVGLLLSGGVSLVAAMELAAQLLPTPMRLALTQAIVDIKSGQSLSSTLPRYGLTTPVAERLLRVGEQSGELATMSERAAQFCDEELDRAIEMFTRLFEPILMLLIGVMIGSIVFLLYMPIFQLAGSMQ, encoded by the coding sequence ATGCGCTACAAGGTGACTGCCCTTTCTGCCGGTAATCTGCAGGAACTGGAGCTGGACGCTGCCAACGAAGCCGAGCTGAAAGAGCGGCTCGCGGCGCAGGGGTCGGCTCTGGTTTCGGCACGTCCCGTGCAACGGCTCACTTTGCGTAAAAGCGACTTTGCGCTGTCGTTGTTCACCCAGGAATTGATTGCACTACTCGAAGCCGGCTTAACGCTGGTCGAAGCCATTGAAACTCTCAAGGAAAAAAGCGCCGCCGACGGCAACCGCGTGGTGCTGGGCATCATGATTGATGGCCTGTACCAAGGGCAGACCTTTTCCAAAGTGCTGGGCCAGATGCCGGAACACTTTCCGCCGCTGTATATCGCCACTGTGGGTTCTGCCGAAAAAACCGGCCACCTGGCCAACGCGCTCAAGCGTTATCACCATTACGAATCGCGGCTTGCAGCGGTCAAGAAAAAGATTATCTCGGCGCTGATTTACCCGATGGTGATCATCACCATCGGCGGCGGCATCATGCTGTTTTTGCTGTTTTATGTGATCCCCAAATTCAGCCAGATTTACGCCAGCATGAAAAACCTGCCGTTCGCCGCCGAAGTATTGCTGTGGTGGGGTGAGCTGGTGCACCAGCACGGTGAAGTGCTGTTTGGCGGGATCATCGGCACGATCATCCTGGCGGTGGTGTTATTGCGGACCCCGGCGGTGAAAGCAGCACTGGCCGAAACGTTCTGGCGCTTGCCACGCATGAACGACTATCGCCGCTTGTTTTCTCTCACCCGCTTTTATCGCACTGTGGGCTTGTTGTTGTCGGGTGGGGTGTCGCTGGTGGCCGCGATGGAACTGGCGGCGCAGTTGCTGCCCACGCCGATGCGCCTGGCACTCACCCAAGCCATTGTCGATATCAAATCCGGCCAGTCGCTTTCTTCCACCCTGCCCCGTTACGGCCTGACCACGCCAGTGGCCGAACGATTGTTGCGCGTGGGCGAGCAAAGTGGCGAGCTGGCGACCATGAGCGAACGCGCGGCGCAGTTCTGTGATGAAGAACTGGATCGGGCCATCGAGATGTTTACCCGCTTGTTTGAACCCATTTTGATGTTGCTGATTGGCGTAATGATCGGCTCCATCGTGTTCTTGCTCTATATGCCGATCTTCCAGCTCGCAGGGAGCATGCAATGA
- a CDS encoding helix-turn-helix transcriptional regulator codes for MANPTHRLLALLEMLQTQGLVSGSELARQLEIDTRTLRRYIAQLEEMGIPVTAERGRDGGYRLMHGFKLPPMMFTNEEALAVSLGLLAARSLGLAEAAPAVSSAQAKLERVLPSTLKRRLRAVAETVTLDLSQAAPAHDNEALLTLSAAAQSQQRVHLHYRAENAETERDFDPYGLAYRAGRWYAVGHCHLRAGLRSFRLDRIVSVHAIPASFLRPTGFDILGYLTQSVAVMPRSHTVEVLLQTTLDQARHEIYAELGVLEATTDGVRLRSQVTTLDWMARQLAQLPFPFAVISPPELLAELHALAHKLGAAQLRVL; via the coding sequence ATGGCTAATCCGACACATCGCTTGCTGGCGTTGCTGGAAATGCTGCAGACCCAGGGATTGGTCAGCGGTAGTGAACTGGCCCGCCAGCTGGAAATAGATACCCGCACGCTGCGACGCTACATCGCCCAGCTAGAGGAGATGGGTATTCCCGTCACCGCCGAACGCGGGCGCGATGGTGGGTATCGCTTGATGCACGGCTTCAAGCTGCCGCCAATGATGTTCACCAACGAAGAAGCGCTGGCGGTATCGCTGGGACTGCTGGCGGCGCGCAGTCTGGGGCTGGCCGAAGCCGCACCCGCCGTGAGCAGCGCACAAGCCAAGCTGGAGCGAGTACTGCCCAGCACCTTGAAGCGGCGCCTGCGAGCGGTGGCAGAAACCGTGACGCTGGATTTATCCCAAGCCGCGCCCGCTCACGATAACGAAGCACTGCTCACCCTCAGTGCCGCCGCTCAGTCACAACAACGGGTTCATCTGCACTACCGCGCCGAGAACGCCGAAACCGAGCGCGACTTTGATCCCTACGGGCTGGCTTACCGCGCTGGGCGTTGGTATGCGGTTGGCCATTGTCATCTGCGCGCCGGTTTGCGCTCGTTCCGGCTGGATCGCATTGTGAGTGTGCATGCGATCCCGGCCAGTTTTCTGCGCCCGACCGGCTTTGATATTTTGGGATATCTGACCCAATCCGTGGCCGTCATGCCGCGCAGCCATACCGTTGAAGTGTTACTGCAGACCACGCTGGACCAGGCCCGCCACGAAATCTATGCCGAACTGGGCGTGCTGGAAGCTACAACCGACGGCGTGCGATTGCGTAGCCAGGTCACCACGCTGGACTGGATGGCGCGCCAGCTGGCGCAACTGCCGTTTCCGTTTGCAGTGATCTCGCCGCCCGAACTACTGGCTGAACTGCATGCGTTGGCGCACAAGCTTGGCGCTGCGCAATTACGGGTTCTATGA
- a CDS encoding substrate-binding periplasmic protein, whose translation MNQPRWPLHVSTRHWLARAMICLLLSGIAAHTIAVTELRCVGTEFTSLTESTPQGPRGLAITLLNELGDKSGFHCNVELLPWKRAQAMVAHNEADILIGPYRTRARLLDMYYLSRPFYLDRALFFALKQTPQLWNGQLSALKGQSIAIVRGWSLGDHFDAFRAMLSLVEVDSTDQALRLLLTGRISLLAGNERNFAPLISRPPYASAVIPLDPPIQFSAGYFAMSGKWRGTALASQFDRAMNDAINSGRVRELSLANGLDFPGPKFDWAAYVEHELGN comes from the coding sequence ATGAACCAGCCACGGTGGCCACTTCACGTATCGACTCGTCATTGGCTGGCACGGGCAATGATCTGCCTGCTGCTGTCCGGCATTGCCGCCCACACCATTGCCGTCACCGAATTGCGCTGTGTTGGCACAGAATTTACCAGCCTGACGGAATCGACCCCGCAAGGCCCAAGAGGTCTGGCAATTACCTTGCTCAATGAATTGGGCGACAAAAGCGGTTTTCATTGCAATGTGGAATTGCTGCCCTGGAAAAGGGCGCAAGCCATGGTGGCGCACAACGAGGCCGATATTCTGATTGGCCCCTATCGCACGCGGGCGCGGTTGCTCGATATGTATTATCTGAGCCGCCCGTTTTATCTAGACCGTGCGCTGTTTTTCGCGTTGAAACAGACACCTCAACTCTGGAACGGCCAGTTATCCGCGTTGAAAGGGCAATCGATTGCCATCGTGCGGGGCTGGTCGCTGGGAGATCATTTCGACGCTTTTCGGGCCATGTTGAGTCTGGTCGAAGTGGATTCAACCGACCAGGCCTTGCGCCTGCTGCTCACCGGCCGCATCAGCCTGTTGGCAGGCAATGAACGCAACTTCGCCCCTCTGATAAGCAGACCGCCTTATGCCAGCGCTGTCATACCACTCGATCCGCCGATCCAGTTCTCTGCCGGTTACTTCGCCATGTCCGGTAAATGGCGCGGCACAGCGCTCGCCAGCCAGTTTGACCGCGCCATGAACGACGCCATCAACAGTGGCCGAGTCCGTGAATTGAGCCTTGCCAACGGACTGGACTTCCCCGGTCCCAAGTTTGATTGGGCGGCTTATGTGGAACACGAACTGGGTAATTGA
- a CDS encoding LysE family translocator has product MGDTANLWVYFLLVFGVIALPGMDMAYVMGSAMTSGRRAGLAAVAGIVVGGVCHMVMSTTGISLVLQLLPGAFTLMLIAGVAYMIWIGWSLNRSASVAVDVSVQRARTPVASFKRAVLTSLLNPKAYLFMLAVFPQFIRAQAGSIWAQASVLSAITAATQTSVYGGLALLAAQVPSWLAAHPHANRIVARLVGGLLIVVALWALWRGMPVVHLPPVYVSVAFTLNLFNS; this is encoded by the coding sequence ATGGGCGACACTGCAAATTTGTGGGTTTATTTTCTGCTGGTCTTTGGCGTGATCGCCTTACCGGGCATGGATATGGCGTATGTCATGGGCAGTGCCATGACCAGCGGCCGTCGCGCCGGTCTGGCAGCGGTAGCGGGCATTGTGGTCGGCGGCGTTTGCCATATGGTGATGAGCACCACTGGCATCAGCCTGGTGCTGCAATTGTTGCCGGGCGCTTTCACGCTGATGTTGATCGCCGGAGTCGCTTATATGATCTGGATCGGCTGGTCGCTGAACCGCTCAGCCAGCGTGGCTGTGGATGTTTCGGTCCAACGCGCCCGCACCCCGGTGGCGAGTTTCAAGCGGGCAGTGCTAACCAGTTTGCTCAATCCCAAGGCTTATCTGTTCATGCTGGCGGTATTTCCACAGTTTATCCGTGCCCAGGCCGGGTCGATCTGGGCGCAGGCCTCGGTGCTGAGTGCCATTACCGCTGCCACGCAGACCAGCGTTTATGGCGGGCTGGCGCTGCTCGCGGCGCAAGTCCCGTCCTGGCTGGCGGCGCATCCACACGCCAATCGTATCGTCGCCCGGCTGGTGGGCGGCTTGCTGATTGTGGTGGCGCTGTGGGCGCTCTGGCGCGGCATGCCGGTAGTGCATCTGCCGCCGGTATATGTGTCGGTGGCGTTCACACTGAATTTGTTTAACAGCTAA